The following are encoded together in the Trachemys scripta elegans isolate TJP31775 chromosome 7, CAS_Tse_1.0, whole genome shotgun sequence genome:
- the ZMYND10 gene encoding zinc finger MYND domain-containing protein 10 — MAEAAAVLLPGEAEALVQALRSGSLLNTGDHGWLRQHEAIEKLNMQAILSASASQEQLLIELLVNYAKIPTLIEELISVEIWKHKVFPVLCQLKDFKPKSTFPIYLVLHHEASIVNLLETMFFHKEICESAEDTILDLIDYSYRKLTLLAAWSTNGEFPTHEKLLPEDLTNASSMQELQKQAEMMEFKISLRALSVLRFITDQVDSLPLSALTRMLNTHNVPCLLVELLEHCPWSRREAGKLKKFENGVWHVVPPEDHVRMTKLDGQVWIALYNLLLSPECQRKYNLDGFNKSQLLKLRAFLTDVLIDQLPNLVEMQRFLSHLVVTEPVPPKKDLILEQVPVIRDRIVRENSGKWQAIAKHQVKHMFSPSEDELKHLACRWAQTYNLDMMEALVPEKPKCGLCGSEATKRCSRCQNEWYCKRECQVQHWQKHKKACNLMADALKKIKEDLKVQP; from the exons ATGGCGGAGGCGGCCGCGGTGCTGCTGCCGGGGGAGGCCGAGGCTCTGGTGCAGGCGCTGCGGAGCGGCTCGCTGCTGAACACCGGGGACCATGG ATGGCTCCGGCAGCACGAGGCCATCGAGAAGCTGAACATGCAGGCCATTCTGAGCGCCTCTGCCAGCCAGGAACAGCTCCTCATCGAGCTGTTGGTGAACTATGCCAAG ATCCCTACTCTCATCGAGGAATTGATCTCTGTGGAGATCTGGAAGCACAAGGTGTTCCCTGTGCTGTGCCAGCTGAAGGATTTCAAGCCAAAAAGCACCTTTCCCATCTACTTGGTG CTGCACCATGAAGCTTCTATTGTCAACCTCCTGGAGACAATGTTTTTTCACAAG GAGATCTGCGAATCAGCTGAGGACACCATTCTGGACTTGATTGATTATAGCTACCGGAAACTGACTCTGCTAGCAGCTTGGAGCACCAACGGGGAGTTTCCAACCCACGAAAAGCTTCTGCCTGAGGATCTGACCAATGCATCATCAATGCAG GAACTACAGAAGCAGGCAGAGATGATGGAGTTTAAGATCTCCCTGAGGGCTCTTTCTGTGCTCCGTTTCATCACTGATCAGGTAGACAG TTTGCCACTGAGTGCCCTGACACGGATGCTGAACACTCATAACGTGCCCTGCCTCCTGGTAGAGCTCCTGGAGCATTGTCCATGGAGCCGCCGTGAAGCAG GCAAGCTAAAGAAGTTTGAGAATGGAGTGTGGCATGTAGTGCCTCCTGAAGACCACGTGAGGATGACCAAGCTGGATGGGCAGGTGTGGATTGCCCTCTATAATCTCCTCCTGAGCCCAGAATGCCAGCGGAAATACAACTTGGACGGTTTCAACAAGAGCCAGCTCCTAAAG CTCCGTGCATTCCTGACTGATGTCCTCATTGACCAGTTGCCAAATCTGGTGGAGATGCAGAGATTTCTGAGCCACCTCGTAGTGACAGAGCCTGTTCCACCCAAAAAGGACCTCATTCTGGAGCAG GTTCCTGTCATCAGGGACCGCATTGTCAGAGAGAATTCTGGGAAGTGGCAGGCGATCGCCAAGCACCAGGTGAAGCACATGTTCAGCCCCTCAGAGGACGAGTTGAAACACCTGGCTTGCCG GTGGGCGCAGACATACAACCTGGATATGATGGAGGCTCTCGTCCCAGAGAAACCCAAGTGTGGGCTGTGCGGCTCTGAGGCAACAAAGCGCTGCTCTCGCTGCCAGAACGAGTGGTACTGCAAACG GGAGTGCCAGGTGCAGCACTGGCAGAAGCACAAGAAAGCTTGCAACCTGATGGCTGATGccctgaagaaaataaaagaggACCTGAAAGTGCAGCCATAA